In one window of Ovis aries strain OAR_USU_Benz2616 breed Rambouillet chromosome 5, ARS-UI_Ramb_v3.0, whole genome shotgun sequence DNA:
- the LOC105615338 gene encoding LOW QUALITY PROTEIN: uncharacterized protein LOC105615338 (The sequence of the model RefSeq protein was modified relative to this genomic sequence to represent the inferred CDS: inserted 1 base in 1 codon; deleted 3 bases in 2 codons; substituted 2 bases at 2 genomic stop codons), producing the protein MANVAEEDPEVPSSTVHAFPVRAGPAREGGEWTYQYWPFSTSDLYNWKTQTPSFSKKPQGLIDLLESILFTHNPTWDDCQQLLQVLFTTEEHXRILSEARKNVPGVDGRPTIQPNLIEEGFPSVRPNWDFERAEGRERLQVHRQTLMAGLGGAAKKPTNLAKINSVRQEPNESPAAFLERIVEAFRQYTPMDPQADESRAAVMLAFVNQAAPDIKKKLQKIERLNEQSLQGLVRAAERVFNHRETPEEREDRIRREEREFRAEENHKNQKELAQIFFAGVKNKNRFQKGKKLDSKTEEKTTRRKLEKNQCAFCKEFGHWQDKCPKKNLKEDHILYAGEDSDXGGQGSKPLPESWVTINVEGKPVGFMVDMGAQYSVLNQKDGPMSKKSSWVQGATGTKQYGWTTKRHVNLGVHQVSHSFLVIPECPAPLLGRDLLSKVNAQIHFNHGQVSVLDGTGHPLQVLSLALKDEYRLYLPEAPATISPEVQPWVQRYPQAWAETAGMGLAKQRPPIIVELKASASPVRVRQYPMSQEARQGITPHIQCLIDAGVLKRCRSPWNTPLLPVKKPGGTDFRLVQDLREVNKRVNDIHPTVPNPYTLLSNLPPNYIWYTVLDLKDAFFSLPLAPASQEIFAFEWQEDGGQTVQLTWTRLPQGFKNSPTLFNEALDEDLREYRVEHPTIVLLQYVDDLMLAAATEKDCQEATGDLLQTLGTLGYRASAKKAQIAKQEVTYLGYKIKQGQRWLTQAMKKTILQIPEPGNPRQVRKFLGMVGYCRLWILGFAEKARPLYEGTKENKDWKWTEPMKEAFQELRRALLEAPALALPDPSKPFQLFVDEKQGIXKGVLTQRWGPWKRPVAYLSKRLDPVAARWPPCLHIIAATALLVHDADKLTYGQRLLVYTPHAIERVLKQPPGKWISNARLTHYQALLLDTPRIHFQTPCTLNPATLLPNPEKNSPLHDCDEILAGVTAMQKDLTDTPLDNSELRWFTDGSSYVKDGQRRAGAAVVDDSGRTIWAEALPPDTSAQKAELIALIQALERAKGKRITIFTDSHYAFGMVHIQGPIYRERGVLTAEGKEIKNLPKVRRLLEAVQMPQAVSIVPVPGHQKGDSPTARRSRATDLAARKVADEDFITPVLAIGLPPPGMGTLPPTPEYSSTDFAWIQKHTNLQKDKDGWYRDSDGYLILPAQSGRQLREHLHLSTHLGEKKTLMLFQAARLRFPRHQTTVKNIVHACKAC; encoded by the exons atggCCAATGTAGCGGAAGAAGACCCGGAAGTCCCCTCCTCCACCGTTCACGCATTTCCGGTCCGGGCGggaccagccagagagggtggagagtggacatatcagtattggcccttctccactagtgatttgtacaattggaaaacccagactccctccttctctaaaaaaccgcagggtcttattgatcttttagagtctatcctgtttactcacaatcccacttgggatgattgtcagcaactgttacaggtacttTTTACTACAGAAGAGCACTAACGGATCCTGTCAGAAGCCCGGaaaaatgtgccaggggtggatgggaggcccacaatacagcctaacctcattgaggagggatTCCCCTCGGTGagacccaactgggacttcgaacgcgctgaaggtagggagcgcCTCCAAGTGCACCGTcagactctcatggctggccttGGAGGGGCCGCCaaaaagccaactaatttggccaaaataaattcagtgaggcaggaaccaaatgagagcccagcagccttccttgaaaggatagtggaagcttttagacagtatacccctatggacccacaggcagatgagtcacgagcggcagttatgttagcatttgtaaatcaagcagcccccgatattaaaaaaaaattacaaaagatagagaggttaaatgaacaatccttgcaaggtctagtgagggcagctgagagagtttttaatcatagagagaccccagaagagagagaggaccgcattagaagagaagaaagagaatttagagctgaagaaaaccataaaaaccaaaaagagctggcccagatattttttgctggggttaaaaacaaaaataggttccagaaagggaaaaaattggactcaaaaactgaagaaaaaacgacaaggcgtaagcttgagaaaaaccaatgtgcgttttgtaaagagtttggacattggcaagataaatgccccaagaaaaacctaaaagaggA tcatatcctctacgctGGTGAAGATAGcgactaggggggtcagggctcgaagcccctcccagagtcctgggtaactataaatgtggaggggaaaccggttggcttcatggtggacatgggagcccaatactcagtcttaaaccaaaaagatggacccatgtctaagaaaagtagctgggtgcagggagcaaccgggactaaacaatatggatggactacaaaacggcatgtgaacttgggggtCCACCAGGTAagccattcttttctggtgatacctgagtgtccagcgcccttgttgggaagggatttactgtctaaagtaaatgcccaaattcatttcaacCACGGACAAGTGTCGGTTTTAGACGGGActgggcatcctcttcaggtcctgtctctggcattaaaagatgaatacagactctacttgccagaggccccagcgacaataagccccgaagtacaaccatgggttcaaagataccctcaggcctgggctgaaactgcaggaatgggactagccaaacagaggccccctatcattgtggaactgaaagccagtgcttccccggtgagggtacgacagtatcccatgagtcaagaggctcgacaaggaattactcctcatatacaatgcctcatagatgctggggtcctaaaaaggtgccggtccccatggaacactcccctgttgcctgtgaaaaagcctgggggaactgattttagactggttcaagatctacgagaagtcaacaaacgggtgaatgatattcatcctacggttcctaacccttatacattgctaagcaacttgcctccaaactacatttggtacactgttttagat ttaaaagatgcctttttcagtttgcctcttgcccccgcaagccaagagatctttgccttcgaatggcaggaagacggtggtcagacc gtgcagctgacatggactcgcttaccacagggtttcaaaaactcgcccacgttatttaatgaggccctggacgaagacctccgtgagtatcgggttgaacaccctaccattgttttattacaatatgttgatgaccttatgctggcggcGGCTACAGAAAAAGattgccaagaggcaacaggtgaccttctccaaaccttggggactttaggttaccgggctagtgccaaaaaggcccagattgccaagcaagaggttacatacctcggttataagataaaacagggccagaggtggctaacacaggctatgaaaaaaaccatcctccagatccctgagccgggtaaccctagacaagtgagaaaATTTCTGGGAATGgtgggatattgccggttatggatcttggggtttgcagaaaaggccaggcccctatatgaggggaccaaagaaaacaaggactggaaatggactgagccaatgaaagaggccttccaagagctcaggcgagccttgctagaggctcctgcccttgccctccctgatccatctaagcctttccaattatttgtagatgaaaagcaGGGGA aaaaaggggtactaacacagagatggggaccatggaagcgacctgtagcttacctttccaagaggctggacccagtggcagccagatggccaccttgcctccatATCATTGCGGCCACCGcgctcttagtccacgatgctgataaactgacttatggacagagactcttggtctacactcctcatgccatagagagagttttaaagcaacccccaggtaaatggatttctaatgcccgtttgacgcactaccaggccttgctacttgacaccccacggattcatttccaaacgccctgcactctaaatccggccactcttttgcccaatccagaaaaaaatagccccctccatgattgtgatgagatactggccggggtaacagcaatgcaaaaggacttaaccgatactccactggataacagtgagctaagatGGTTCACAGAcggcagcagttatgtaaaagatggacagagacgggcgggagccgcagtagtagatgactctggacggacgatatgggcagaggcccttcccccggatacctcagcacaaaaggcagagttaattgccctgattcaagcattagagagagccaaaggaaaaagaataactattttcactgacagccACTATGCTTTTGGCatggtacacatccagggcccgatatatcgggaacggggggttttgacagctgaaggaaaagaaattaaaaacttgcctaaagtccgtagacttttagaggctgtacagatgcctcaggctgtgtcaatagtacctgtacctggacatcagaagggtgacagccccacggcacgaaGGAGTCGTGCCAcagacctggcagctcgaaaagtagctgatgaagatttcatcacccctgtgttggcgatcggacttccacctccaggtatgggaactctgcccccaacccctgagtattcatccacagactttgcttggatccaaaaacacaccaaccttcaaaaagataaagatggatggtaccgagactcagacggctacttgatactccctgctcagtcgGGACGGCAACTACGTGAGCAtttgcacttgtctactcatctgggagaaaagaagactctgatgctctttcaagcTGCGCGCCTGcgatttccccggcaccagacaactgtgaagaacatagtgcatgcttgtaaggcatgttaa